From Thermoleophilum album:
CGCCCGCAGATTTGCACGCGTTTTGCGAGATGCGGCCGCCGACCTCCGAAACAGCAGCAATGCCGGCCATAGACTGCGCCGCGTAGATGATCTCCAGCCACCGACTGCTCACCCCGACCCGAGCACGGCTAGCCAGGCCCCCAGCAGAGCTAGCGGACGAATCGTCCGCCCCTGATACTCAGCCTTCAGTCGACTTTTCGCTTGCCAGCGACCTCAACGACCGTTTCCACCACGAGTTGTCGCAGCTAGTCCCACGCGTCGCTTACCGCTTGTGGCTTGCAGACCTGTCCTTGAAGGCGCGCGATGGCGACGCGGTCGACGTTGTCGTTGCCCCATCCCGCCTGCGCTGGGTGACGGAGCGCTACTCCGAGGTGATCATCCGTGCGTGCGAACGCGCAACCGGATCCGCTCCTCGCGCAATCCGAAGCGATACGTCACTTGGCGACGACAGCGCCAGCGCAACGCCGCCCGCCCATCGACCGCACGACAGTCTCGCCCTTCCCCGCGACCCCGACCTCACGTTCGAGACGTTCGTGGTCCACGAGGGATCACGGGTAGCTCACGCCGCCGCCCTCGCCCTCGCCGAATGCAGCGACACCCCCTTCTCGATACTCCTCCTCACCGGGCCTACAGGATGTGGCAAATCCCACCTCCTCAGCGCCATCAAACACCTCGCCGCCAGCCCCGCCACCAACACCACCGTCCTGCTCACCGACAGTGACCACCTCACGCGAACAATCGCAACGGCGGCTCGCAAGAGACGCGTAACCGACGTCGCCACACTACTCGGATCATTCGACCTCATCCTCGTCGACGACGCACACACCCTCGCCGGCCGCCCAACCACGCTCGCAGTGATCGCAGAGCTCGCACGCTCCTGCGCAACTCGCGCAAAGCGCCTTGTCCTTGCCGCCACCAGCGACTCCGATAACCCGCCCCTCGCGCTCCCCCTGCCCGACACCTCACTCCTCCACGTCGAGCTCTCCCCACCCGAGCCGCCTGCCCACGTTCCGATCCTCGAACAGCTCGCACGACGCCTTGGCGTCGACCTCCCGCCACAAGCCCTCAAACGCATCGCGGAGATCTCGCCCCCGCTTCCGAGTTCGCTCGCCCACTCCCTCTTGCGCGTAAGCGCTTACGCGAGCCTCCGCGGCGAACCACCCAGCCCCGAGCTCGTCGATCGTGTCCTCGACCGCATCCCTCCTGCCGAAACCCCCCGACCCGACAACCCGACAGAGCTGCTCGCCAGCGTCGCACGCGCCTTTTCCGTACCCCTCGACTCCCTGCGCGGTCGCTCCCGCGCCACCCTTCCCTCTCGAGCTCGCGCCGCCGCGGCACTACTACTCCGAGAGACACTCCGTGCCTCCCTCCCCGAGATCGGGCGCCTGCTCGGGAACCGCAGCCACACCACCATCATCGGCCTACTCCAATCCGCACAGCGCCTCCTCGACAGCGACCCGCAGTTCGCTCACGCCGTTGCCAACGCACGCGCCTCCCTTGCCCGACCCGAGCTCAACCCTTCCTTGCGCCACCGTTCCGACATTCACCCGACAGTTCGCCCCACCACCACGCAACCGCACCCCACCCGACACCGAACCGACAGTTCCCGTGAACGCCCAGCATAAGCTTCCCGCGCCTCTCGCACTCCAGCCGACAACATCCGACCCTCCTACGACAATCCATCACTCTTGCAAGTAGCAATCGACAGATCCGCCCTCGCCTCTGCAACCGCGATCGCCGCTCGCGCGATATCGACCCGAACGTCCCTTCAGGTTCTCACCGGCATCCATCTCGATGCCCAATCCGACCACCTCCGCCTTACGGCGACCGATCTCGAACTCGCGCTTTCCGCCACGGCGCCCGCCACCGTCGCGCACGCCGGATCGACTGTCGTACCTGGCCGCATCTTCTCCGAGATCGTTCGCTCCCTTTCAGCCCCTTCCGTCGAACTCGCGCTCTCTGACGACACACTCTCCCTCACCGCGGGCAGCGCGCGTTTCTCTCTGCGCACTCTCCCCTCTGACGACTTTCCCCTCCTCGACACCACCCCGCACTCCTCGCCCCTCTCACTCCCAGCCACACTCCTCACCGAAGACATACCGCGTGTCGCCCGTGCCGCCTCGCGCGACGAGACTCGCCCCCATCTCACAGGAATCCTTCTGACGGCAACCGGCGACCACCTTCGACTCGTCGCCACCGACTCATACCGCCTCGCTCTTTGCGAGCTCGCTGCACCCACCACCACACTCGACGTCAACATCCCCGCGCGGTCTCTACAAGAAGTAAGCCGTATCGCCGCCAACAGCGAAGCACAATCAGTCTCGCTCGCAGTCGACGGTAACCGCGCCCTCTTCTCGATCGACTCCGTCCTCCTCCAATCCCGGCTCGTCGAGGGCCGCTTCCCGAGCTACGAACAACTAGTCCCCGCCGAATGGGACCACGAAGTTCATGTCGACCGCATCGAGTTGCTCGACATCGTCAAGCGCGTTTCCCTTGTTGCTCAACAGCATACGCCTCTGAAATTGACACTCTCGTCTGGACAACTCACGCTCTCCGCTCAGGCACCCGACGTAGGCGAAGCCACCGAGTCTCTCCCTGTCTCCTACAACGGCACTGGCCTCACCATAGGCTTCAACCCAGTCTTTCTGCGTGACGGACTAGAGACAGCACTCGAGGACTCAGTCGTGCTCCGCTTCCTAAGCCCCCTCCGCCCCGCCCTGATTGAATCGACAAGCTCCGACAACTCTAAACGCTTCCTCTATCTTGTTATGCCGATAAGGCTTGACTCCTAAGCGTGTGCTTCTTACCAGCGTAAGCCTTCGTAGCTTTCGCTGCTTTGATAAATTCGATATTCCTCTCGACGGTGGACTGAACTTGCTGGCTGGCCCCAATGGGGTTGGCAAAACAACAGTTCTTGAAGCCATCTATGTAGCACTCACTGGAACACCACTGAGGCATGGAGGACCAACCGCCTTGGTGGCCTGGGGTAAGCCCTCCGCTAGTGTCATTCTGCGCTTTATCCCTGACCCTTCCGAGGCCCAAAGGCGCTACGAACGGTCGCTAATCGCAAAGTGCAGTCCTAGACGAGTGAGCTCCCTCCTCGACTCCGTACCGCTCTCCCGCACTGAGCTCGAGAAGTTGCGCCCACCCCTGTGTGTATTCACACCTGCGCGCGCCGAGATCGTCCGCGGGAGCCCTGGGTTTAGACGCTCACACTTCGACACCCTCCTGTCCGCCCTCAACCCCTCTTACGCACAGCTGATCCGCCGCTACGGGATATGCCTGCAGCAACGGAACACTGCGTTATCCACCGCCCCGGACGCACACGTTGATGCGTGGGATGAGCAACTCGCTGCTCTGGCCTACGAAATCCACACCCACCGCAGCCAACTCGTCCAGCGCCTGGTTCCATTTATCGAGTGCAGGGCTCGCGCACTTGGTTTGATGGGCGTCTGCGTGAGCTACCACCCCCACGGCCCTGCTGGCAGCCCGGAGGAGTGTCTTGACGCTCTCCGCAGAGCACGGCCTAGTGATCGTCTAAACCGCCGCACCAGCGTGGGCCCCCACCGTAGCGACTTCACCTTCGACCTCGCGGGCCTTCCCGCCCGGACGGCGGCATCGCAAGGCCAGCAGCGCCTTATAGCCATAGCTCTTCTCCTCGCCGAGGGCGATCTCCTCGCAGCTGTCCGCGGGCGCGTGCCACTGTTCCTATTCGACGATGCGCTCTCCGAGCTCGACCCGCACTCGGCAGAACTCGTCCTCGCGCAACTGTCAGCCACCCACCAATCCGTCCTCACGGCTACACACACCGCCCGACTTGCTCAACATCCATCAGCCACCATCATCGATTTAGCGCCTTCCAGCGAACAGGTGCACTAAAGGTCATTACATGCGTCGCATCGCCCCGCGCCATCTCTCTCGCATCATTGCCACCCTTTCTCTCCCTGGCGCCGATCCGTCTCCGGAAGCCGACCCGGCTCTTACTGCACTAACTTTTGCTTGGCGCGATGTGGTCGGTACCCTTATCGCGACTCACTCTCAGCCCTGCTCATTAGACGACGGAGTGCTTACGTTGTCTTGTAGCGAGCCGGCCATCGCTTCTGAGCTGTGCCTGCGTGAACGCGACTTGTGCCACGCACTATCGCAGCGAGGCTTTCGCGTTGCTGCGATCCGAATCCGCTCCCCCCGCACTTAATCCCGCGCTCTACCAACAGCTTTTCTCCGCCGATACCGCCGAGCGACTTGATAAACTTCAGCTGCGCCCCTATTCCTGCCATCCGGCAGCGCGCATTGAGTCCCATTTCCACGTCTACTCGCCACGCACTTGTCCGACGACAACCGCAACACAAGCTCGCAAAAGGGGAGCGACTACACCGCTAAGGATATCGCCGTCCTCGAGGGCCTCGAGCCTGTCCGCAAGCGGCCCGGGATGTTCATCGGGTCCACCGGAGTTCGGGGCCTGCACCACCTCGTGTACGAGGTTGTCGACAACTCTGTCGACGAGGCACTCGCGGGCTTCTGCGACACGATCGAAGTCGTCATCCACCCCGACAGCTCGGTTACGGTCACCGACAACGGGCGCGGAATCCCCGTCGACATTCACAAGGAGACCGGTAAGCCCGCCGCCGAGCTTGTTCTGACCGTTCTTCACGCCGGCGGCAAGTTCGGCTCGGGCACGGGCTACAAGGTATCGGGCGGTTTGCATGGTGTCGGAGTGTCGGTTGTGAACGCCCTTTCGGAGTGGCTACAGCTCACCGTCTGGCGCGACGGTGGTGAGTGGCACCAGTCATACGACCATGGTGTACCGAGAGGACCCTTGAGTCGGGTCGGTCCATCCGATCGCACTGGCACCAGCATCACCTTCCGTCCTGACCCCAACATTCTTGAGACACTGGACTTCCAGCGCGAAACTCTCGCTCAGCGGTTCCGCGAGCTTGCCTTCCTCACTCAAGGGCTAAAAATTACCTTTCGTGACGAGCGCGGCGAGCCCTACGAAGAAACCTTCTACTACGAAGGCGGCATCAGCGACTTCGTCCGATATCTGCACTCGCAAGGAACTCGTCAGCCAATCCACCCCACGATCATCACGATATCGGACGCTGACGCGTCGACCGGCGCTCAGGTCGACATTGCGATGCAGTGGAACGACTCCTACCAGGAATCGGTTCTTTCCTTCGCTAACAACATAAATACGCATGAGGGCGGCACACACGTTTCCGGCTTTCGCTCCGCCCTGACGCGGACACTCAACGGCTACGCCCGGCAGAAGGGTGAGCTGAAGGAAAAGGACAACAACCTTCAAGGTGAGGATGTGCGCGAAGGCCTCACCGCCGTGATCTCGGTCAAGCTACCTGAGCCGCAGTTCGAGGGCCAAACCAAGACCCGCTTGGGCAACCCGAACATCGAGGGCTTCGTCCAGCAGGCTGTGAACCGCGGGCTAGCGGAGTTCCTGGAGGAGAATCCCTCCGAGGCCCAGCGGATTGTTCGCAAAGCGATTCAGGCTGCCCAAGCGCGCGAGGCGGCACGCAAGGCGCGGGAACTTACACGTCGCAAGAGTGCACTCGAAAACAGCACGCTCCCAGGCAAGCTGGCCGACTGCACGGTACGGGATCCGCAGCTAGCAGAGCTGTTTGTTGTTGAGGGAGATTCGGCTGGTGGCTCCGCGAAACAGGGACGCGACCGACACACGCAGGCGGTGCTACCGCTGCGGGGCAAGATCATCAACGTCGAAAAGAATCGAATCGACAAGGTGTTGTCGAACCAAGAGATACAGGCATTGATAACCGCTATCGGTACGGGGATTCGGGAAGAGTTCGACATTTCGAAGGCGCGTTATCACAAGGTGATCGTGATGTGCGACGCGGATGTCGATGGTGCGCACATCCGCACGCTCGTTCTCACTTTCTTGTTCCGTGAAATGCGCGAATTGATCGAGGCGGGCTACGTGTACCTGGCGAAGCCGCCGCTGTACAAGGTAAGGGTCGATGGACAGGACGTGTACATTGAAAAGGAAGCACAGCTTGAAGAGCTGCTGTTGAGAGACAAACTTGAGGCGATAGTCGCTACCGATAGCACTGGGCGACGCTTCAGGTTGACCAAGGCGCGCTGGCAGCGGTTGATCGATCTCCTTAAACAGCACGAGGCGTGGACAAACTCCCTGCGCGCGCGGCACGGCCACGACGCAGTCGAGGTGATGGAGAAGAGCGGTCTCCTCGACGCAGGCGTAAAGAGCGATGGCGAGGCGATCGAGTTTCTGCGCGACGCAGGAGCCGAGCGTCAGCGCGAGGTCACGAGTGACGTGCTTGCGGAGGATGCCGTTGCGCTCAGGGTTCGCCTCGTCGAGCAAGCGACAGGACTGGCTACGACACACGACGTACCACGCGCGCTGTTCGGCGACACCGAGTACCGGAGCCTGGTCAAGGTCCACCACGAGCTGATCGCCCTGGCGGGCGCACCTCCGTTCACCGTGGCCTATCAGAAGCGCAGCGAGCGAGCGACATCGTTCGCCGAGCTACGCAGAAAGGTGCTCGAGGTCGCTCGGGAAGGTGTGCCCCTACAGCGCTTCAAGGGATTGGGAGAGATGAACCCCGACCAGCTCTTCGAGACAACCATGGATCCTCGGCGGCGAACTTTGCAGCGGGTGACAGTCGAGGACGCCGCCGAGGCGGATCAAATCTTCTCGATGCTGATGGGAGACCGGGTCGAACCGCGCCGAGAGTTCATCGAGAAACACGCGCGCGAGGTGCAGAACCTCGACGTCTAGCGACGCGGAGAGGGCGCTAGGACTCTTGTGGGGAGCGTAGGCCGATGGCGATCGATCAGCTAACAGACGGAAACATCGAACCGCGCCCGATCGAGGAGGAGATGCGCACCTCCTACCTCGATTACGCGATGAGCGTGATCGTCGGTCGCGCGCTCCCTGATGTGCGCGACGGGCTTAAGCCCGTCCACCGCCGTGTGCTCTACGCGATGCACGAGTCGGGCCTGCAACCCAACCGGCCCTACCGCAAGTGTGCGCGCGTAGTTGGGGACGTGATGGGCAACTTCCATCCCCACGGCGACGCGGCAATCTACGACGCCCTGGTGCGCCTCGGTCAGGACTTCACGATGCGCTACCCGCTCGTCGACGGGCAGGGCAACTTCGGCTCGATCGACAACGACCCGCCGGCGGCGATGCGCTACACCGAAGCGCGTCTCTCGCGGCTCGCGACCGAGATGCTTCGCGACATAGACGCTGACACCGTCGATTTCGGGCCCAACTACGACGACTCCCGCCAAGAGCCGCGCGTACTTCCGGCGCGTTTCCCCAACCTCCTTGTAAACGGCGCCTCTGGAATCGCCGTGGGCATGGCGACGAACATCCCACCGCACAACCTCGGCGAAGCCATCGACGCCGTAGTCGCCTTCATCGACGACCCGGCGATCGATGTGGACGGCTTGATGCGGCACATCAAGGGGCCCGACTTCCCGACCGGCGGAATCATCGTCGGCCGCGACGCGATCCGCAAAGCGTACGAGACCGGTCGTGCGGGCATCGTCGTGCGAGCCCGCGCCCACATCGAGCCGCTGCGCCAGGGCAAGCAAGCGATCGTCGTTACCGAAATGCCCTATCAGCAGGCAAAAGGTGACGGTCGCAACGAGGGCGCCGGTCTCATCAAGAAGATCGCCGAACAGGTCCAGAACGGCCGCATCAAAGAGATCGCCGATCTCCGTGACGAGTCGGACAAAAACGGCATCCGGCTCGTCATCGAGCTTAAGCGCGAGGCAAAACCGAAGGTCGTTCTCAACAAGCTCTACAAGCACACGCCGATGCAGACCACCTTCGGTGTGAACATGGTGGCGCTGGTCGACGGCGTCCCACGCACCCTCGGCCTTATCCAACTCATCAAGAACTACGTCGACCACCAGCGCGAGGTGGTCGTTCGCCGTACCAAGCACGAGCTCCGCGAACGCGAGCGACGCTTGCACATCCTCGAGGGCCTCCTCGTCGCGATCAGCGACATCGACGCGGTGATCGAGCTGATCCGCTCGTCGCGCGACCCCGAGACGGCGCGCGCGCGATTGATGGAGCGCTTCGAGCTCACCCAGATCCAGGCCCAGGCAATCCTCGACCTACGGCTGCAACGCCTCACCGCGCTCGAGGCGGACAAGATCCGCAAAGAACACGCCGACACGCTCGAACGAATCCGCGAGTTGCGCGAAATCCTCGGCGACGAGCGCCGGGTGATGGCCCTCATCAAGGAGGAGCTGCTCGAGATCAAAGAGCGCTACGCCGACGAACGGCGCACCGAGATCACCAACGCCGAAAGCGAGATCGAAGCCGAGGATTTGATCGCCGACCAGCAGATGGTCGTGACGATCACGAAGTCCGGGTACATCAAATCCATCCCCCTAGCCACGTATCGCAAGCAAAAGCGCGGCGGTGTCGGGGTGACGGGGATGGAAACCAAGGAGGACGACTACGTCGAGCATCTCTTTGTGTGCTCGACGCACGACTATCTGCTCTTCTTCACCGACCGCGGCCGCGTTTACCGCTTGAAGGTCTACGAGCTCCCCGAGGGGTCGCGCACCGCCAAGGGTCGGGCGCTCGTCAACCTTCTGCCGCTCCACCAAGGCGAGCAGGTTCGGGCGGTTTTGTCGACACGCAACTTCAGCGAGGGCCGCTACCTCGTTTTTGCGACCAAACAAGGGCACGTCAAGAAGACCGAATTCCAGGCCTACAACACACCGATCAGGGCCGACGGCATCATCGCAATCAAGATTCGCGACGGTGACGAGCTTGTGTCGGTACGACGCACGAGTGGCAACGACACGATCCTCATGGTGTCGAGTGCCGGGCTAGCAACGCGCTTCCACGAACGCGAGGTCCGGCCGATGGGTCGCGACACGACCGGTGTGCGCGGCATGAACCTGGCCCGCGGCGGGGAAGTGATCGCGATGGACGTGGCCAGCCCCGGAAGCGAGCTGCTGGTCGTGACCGAGAACGGCTACGCGAAACGCACACCCGTCGAGGAGTACCCCGTCAAGGGCCGTGGCACCATGGGGGTGAAGACGATCAACCTCACCGAGCGCAAGGGCAAGCTCGCCGGGGCGCTCGTCGTGCGCGAGAACCAAGAGATCGTGGTGATCTCGCAAAACGGCATGGTGCAACGCACGGCGGTTCGCGGAATCTCGCGCCAGGGTCGCGCCGCCACCGGCGTGCGGCTGATGAACCTGCGGCCCGGCGACCGGGTCAGCGCGGTCGCTGTCGTCCTCGAGGATGGATCCGGCAGCGACGCCCCGGGCCGCCAGCTGGCCGATGACGCTACCGGTGGCGAGCAGACACTGCTCGACACGGCCGGGCCCGAGGCTGGCGACTCGCCCACGAAAGCCGACTAGGACTAAGCCGCGTCGGGCAGGTAGCGCAGCCAACTCTCGGGCAGGCGTGGCACCGCGACACGGACGAAAATCGTGGGCGACGG
This genomic window contains:
- a CDS encoding DnaA ATPase domain-containing protein, which codes for MKARDGDAVDVVVAPSRLRWVTERYSEVIIRACERATGSAPRAIRSDTSLGDDSASATPPAHRPHDSLALPRDPDLTFETFVVHEGSRVAHAAALALAECSDTPFSILLLTGPTGCGKSHLLSAIKHLAASPATNTTVLLTDSDHLTRTIATAARKRRVTDVATLLGSFDLILVDDAHTLAGRPTTLAVIAELARSCATRAKRLVLAATSDSDNPPLALPLPDTSLLHVELSPPEPPAHVPILEQLARRLGVDLPPQALKRIAEISPPLPSSLAHSLLRVSAYASLRGEPPSPELVDRVLDRIPPAETPRPDNPTELLASVARAFSVPLDSLRGRSRATLPSRARAAAALLLRETLRASLPEIGRLLGNRSHTTIIGLLQSAQRLLDSDPQFAHAVANARASLARPELNPSLRHRSDIHPTVRPTTTQPHPTRHRTDSSRERPA
- the dnaN gene encoding DNA polymerase III subunit beta; translated protein: MQVAIDRSALASATAIAARAISTRTSLQVLTGIHLDAQSDHLRLTATDLELALSATAPATVAHAGSTVVPGRIFSEIVRSLSAPSVELALSDDTLSLTAGSARFSLRTLPSDDFPLLDTTPHSSPLSLPATLLTEDIPRVARAASRDETRPHLTGILLTATGDHLRLVATDSYRLALCELAAPTTTLDVNIPARSLQEVSRIAANSEAQSVSLAVDGNRALFSIDSVLLQSRLVEGRFPSYEQLVPAEWDHEVHVDRIELLDIVKRVSLVAQQHTPLKLTLSSGQLTLSAQAPDVGEATESLPVSYNGTGLTIGFNPVFLRDGLETALEDSVVLRFLSPLRPALIESTSSDNSKRFLYLVMPIRLDS
- the recF gene encoding DNA replication/repair protein RecF (All proteins in this family for which functions are known are DNA-binding proteins that assist the filamentation of RecA onto DNA for the initiation of recombination or recombinational repair.); this encodes MLLTSVSLRSFRCFDKFDIPLDGGLNLLAGPNGVGKTTVLEAIYVALTGTPLRHGGPTALVAWGKPSASVILRFIPDPSEAQRRYERSLIAKCSPRRVSSLLDSVPLSRTELEKLRPPLCVFTPARAEIVRGSPGFRRSHFDTLLSALNPSYAQLIRRYGICLQQRNTALSTAPDAHVDAWDEQLAALAYEIHTHRSQLVQRLVPFIECRARALGLMGVCVSYHPHGPAGSPEECLDALRRARPSDRLNRRTSVGPHRSDFTFDLAGLPARTAASQGQQRLIAIALLLAEGDLLAAVRGRVPLFLFDDALSELDPHSAELVLAQLSATHQSVLTATHTARLAQHPSATIIDLAPSSEQVH
- a CDS encoding DUF721 domain-containing protein, giving the protein MRRIAPRHLSRIIATLSLPGADPSPEADPALTALTFAWRDVVGTLIATHSQPCSLDDGVLTLSCSEPAIASELCLRERDLCHALSQRGFRVAAIRIRSPRT
- the gyrB gene encoding DNA topoisomerase (ATP-hydrolyzing) subunit B → MSDDNRNTSSQKGSDYTAKDIAVLEGLEPVRKRPGMFIGSTGVRGLHHLVYEVVDNSVDEALAGFCDTIEVVIHPDSSVTVTDNGRGIPVDIHKETGKPAAELVLTVLHAGGKFGSGTGYKVSGGLHGVGVSVVNALSEWLQLTVWRDGGEWHQSYDHGVPRGPLSRVGPSDRTGTSITFRPDPNILETLDFQRETLAQRFRELAFLTQGLKITFRDERGEPYEETFYYEGGISDFVRYLHSQGTRQPIHPTIITISDADASTGAQVDIAMQWNDSYQESVLSFANNINTHEGGTHVSGFRSALTRTLNGYARQKGELKEKDNNLQGEDVREGLTAVISVKLPEPQFEGQTKTRLGNPNIEGFVQQAVNRGLAEFLEENPSEAQRIVRKAIQAAQAREAARKARELTRRKSALENSTLPGKLADCTVRDPQLAELFVVEGDSAGGSAKQGRDRHTQAVLPLRGKIINVEKNRIDKVLSNQEIQALITAIGTGIREEFDISKARYHKVIVMCDADVDGAHIRTLVLTFLFREMRELIEAGYVYLAKPPLYKVRVDGQDVYIEKEAQLEELLLRDKLEAIVATDSTGRRFRLTKARWQRLIDLLKQHEAWTNSLRARHGHDAVEVMEKSGLLDAGVKSDGEAIEFLRDAGAERQREVTSDVLAEDAVALRVRLVEQATGLATTHDVPRALFGDTEYRSLVKVHHELIALAGAPPFTVAYQKRSERATSFAELRRKVLEVAREGVPLQRFKGLGEMNPDQLFETTMDPRRRTLQRVTVEDAAEADQIFSMLMGDRVEPRREFIEKHAREVQNLDV
- the gyrA gene encoding DNA gyrase subunit A, producing MAIDQLTDGNIEPRPIEEEMRTSYLDYAMSVIVGRALPDVRDGLKPVHRRVLYAMHESGLQPNRPYRKCARVVGDVMGNFHPHGDAAIYDALVRLGQDFTMRYPLVDGQGNFGSIDNDPPAAMRYTEARLSRLATEMLRDIDADTVDFGPNYDDSRQEPRVLPARFPNLLVNGASGIAVGMATNIPPHNLGEAIDAVVAFIDDPAIDVDGLMRHIKGPDFPTGGIIVGRDAIRKAYETGRAGIVVRARAHIEPLRQGKQAIVVTEMPYQQAKGDGRNEGAGLIKKIAEQVQNGRIKEIADLRDESDKNGIRLVIELKREAKPKVVLNKLYKHTPMQTTFGVNMVALVDGVPRTLGLIQLIKNYVDHQREVVVRRTKHELRERERRLHILEGLLVAISDIDAVIELIRSSRDPETARARLMERFELTQIQAQAILDLRLQRLTALEADKIRKEHADTLERIRELREILGDERRVMALIKEELLEIKERYADERRTEITNAESEIEAEDLIADQQMVVTITKSGYIKSIPLATYRKQKRGGVGVTGMETKEDDYVEHLFVCSTHDYLLFFTDRGRVYRLKVYELPEGSRTAKGRALVNLLPLHQGEQVRAVLSTRNFSEGRYLVFATKQGHVKKTEFQAYNTPIRADGIIAIKIRDGDELVSVRRTSGNDTILMVSSAGLATRFHEREVRPMGRDTTGVRGMNLARGGEVIAMDVASPGSELLVVTENGYAKRTPVEEYPVKGRGTMGVKTINLTERKGKLAGALVVRENQEIVVISQNGMVQRTAVRGISRQGRAATGVRLMNLRPGDRVSAVAVVLEDGSGSDAPGRQLADDATGGEQTLLDTAGPEAGDSPTKAD